gaatctattttatttcttatttcgCCAAATTCGGGTATTGTAATTGGTTTCATGGTTATACTTGCAAAGCAAATGAGCAACAGCAGACGGATGGATTTGCACCTCTGGAGGATCCCACATGCTTTCTCCCATCTCCTCAACAGCTTCTGTTGTGAGGCTATCATCAACAACATCTCGCCGACGTTCAAAATGCCGTGTCTCAATTAATGAATGGAAATGTTGGTCTACAGATTCTTCGAGAATGTTGTCTAGCatgtttttgtcaaaaaagtAAGGAGTATACCTGATAAAGCGCCAATATCACAAGtttcagaaagaaagaaagaaatgaactgaTTGTGCAAGAAATGTGAAAGACAAATTGCACACAAGTTAAAAAAAGCAAATAGTCCCTAGATCCCCCACAAAATCACACAATTCATCAACTAGATTTACCCTCtacattattattagaaaGAATTTAGATTGCCCATTcactttattttgaatttgaaactTCATTATATGCCATTGCTTTGTCATGTCAATTTACCTTAGGGATAATGACAAAGTCAGATAAAGAGCAGTTTGAGTTCATTGTCATGTATATTTGGAGAGTATATAAACTGTGAAAATCTTGTGAGAAACTGATATTAAGAGTAGATGTGACACAATTCCATTAAAAAGGAACATTCAAGGCatcataaatacatttttagttCCGTAAGGGACAAAGGTGAAGATGggcaaaaatgaaagaaaatgagaggGAAGGAACGAACATCATTTCACTTGCCAAACTATTAGagagttgaatgaaaatctatcCAAATTTCCTGCTATCTATATCCTCTAGTGATCAAATTAAGGTTACCAACAAGACAACCATGGCCTACCAGAAATTCCTAGAGAGGGATTAACAAAGTACAAGAAAATGTATACTCTATGTCCTACCAAGAAAATACTAGCAGATGCTTCCATTATAACAAAATGCAGTATATAACTCACCACTTGATGCCATCCTTTGTTGCTATAGCAATATCCAAGTTTTGAGCACTAAAAACAGGAACTCCGTCCACTTTCTTTTTCCCATCACCGTGAGGCAAGGTCTTTAGAAGTTTGTTGGCTTCCTTTACCTGCAAGCAGCAAATAATGGAATTCATTTTCATTGCAGGAAATAAGTACCTAAACTTAGGTGCTTTAAAGGTTTTATAAATGTTTTGAGGAAGAGCTTGTGGCTGGTGTCTAACCTGTTTTTCATTCGGAACAAATTGAAATAACTCCGGCTTCTCCTGCATTGCGCATGTCGTATAAGCAATTACTCCAAATAGGTTGGATTTACAAGCTTTAGAAACAAACATGTAATTGAGGAGCAATATGGATAAGttcatgaaaatataaatctatACCTTGCTCATTGAGAATGCAGCATAAAGGAATGCGAACTCAATTTCCCAACAAGTAGTAACTTGCAGGAAATATCATTAGCACTCAAAATTACGCGTTTAGTTACTTTGTCCTCACTTTTTGCAGATTTTGGCCAATCAACTAGTTGCATTTTCTACATCATGTATCAAATTgaggaaatgaaaacaaattccTGTTTTGTGGTTCCATAATTATATAGTCACATATGATTAATATGCTACACAAGAAGTTAGTTAACCACTACGTATATGCATAGATAGAGCTCCACATGGTTGCTTGCTATAATTCAAGGGAAGTAGCATTGCGATCTCAGGAAGCAACATTGAAACAACATCAGTTGCAATTCAAAGCATCAGACAATAAAGATCAACCACAGAAGCTGAGCAAGCTAGTACCTTAAAATGCTCGTATGCAATATCAAGACGGCATGCACCAACAACACCGCTGGGTATATTGAGCTGTTTTACATAAGAAACTGGAGTATTATGAGTTAGAAAGTTCGTCGTCTCAACCCTACATCCAAGTTCACACATTTCCATCTAGAAAAGAGGAAATCACAAGAAGTGATAGCaacgaaaaattaaaaatgaatgaagCACCAAATGCAATGAAATCATGCAACTAAATAACATAGTAAATCTTTCAACCAAACTTAAGACCTGGTTCAACCAAACATGAACATCTAAAAAAGAAGTTAAATCGCTCATGTTGTTTCAATAGCCAATCTTTTTATCAAGCAAGTGGATGATACAATCCATTATGGAAACGGCTAGGAGAGAATGttttatagaaaaacaaaattaagtgaAGATTGAGAGGTCATGCTATTAACTCATACCAGCATCACCCAGATCCATGAAGAAACGGAATACAGGGCCATTCCTTTCACTCTTAGTAACTGCCGCAAACATCTTCTTCAGCCACTCTGGTGTTCTGtcaatacaagaaaataataggACAGGTAAGTAGATAAATAgcatcattataaaaatataagaaatgtgctcacacaaaaaaataggaaagaaGCAACTTCGCATAGGAAACAAAACATTCAGCCTCAGTTTAATGCCGATACCACcaccaagaaaacaaattacaacaataaattaaatgaagacTGCACAGCCATTCTGATAATAGGAAATTCTCAGTATGCTGTGAATCTGCATTCAAGATTAGAAAAATAGAGTGGCTGATACTTCTGCAATTGCTGCATAATCAGGTGCATGACTTTTGGATCAATCAAGCTGCTCTTGAATCAAAATCATCAACTATAATTGTCAATCATATTTCGGGAACTGGCTCAACATGCATTCCCAATCAACAACACTAATTCATATTCTCGTGCCTCATTCAGCTCCccagataaaaatttaactccCTCGAATACGCAACCTTGAAATTTGCCATATCAATTTCTTCCAATAAATTTGCAAGGGCGACCTCCAATATCCtaatttcaattcaaaacTAAACCTAAAAACGTAGTAGTATTAACTTGAAAGGGGACAAAAACATTCTAGCAACAGCTCCACATGTTCACTACCACAGAGTAACAAATCCGCTCAGTTTTCCTACGTAGCGAAAATATTCTATAAACAACTAAACCAAAGCCTTAATGCGTAACAAAGTCATGAAAGCAAATAAGTTAACGGGGTAGATAAAGATTACTGGAGTTCTATGCACTGAAACGGAACTCAATACCTTTTAGATAGAAAAGGGATATCAAAATGAGTGGATACGGCCATTAAACCAGTCCCGGAAAGGTCACACATGCTGAAAACTTGGCCCACAAATGCAGGTCCACCGCCTTTCCCGGTCGAAATCCGAACCGTGGAGGGGAACCCAGAACCAGGTTCTGTAGAAGGCATGCTTTTGATTGATGAGGACGAGGAAGACGGGGGAGTTCTTGACCGAGCTGAGGGAATTGAGTCGGGCTGTCCTGACTCGGACGGGGAAGCAAGTGAGAGGACCGAGTCCCGGTGGGGGAGAGGGAGTTGGATTCTTGAAGAGGTTGGAGACGGAGATGGTGGTTTTGGGTTGAGGAAAGAGGATAGATTGGTGGAGGCGGTGTGGAGGAAGCGAGAAAAGTGGGTGGCTGGATGGTGGCGGCGGTGGCGATGGTCAGCGGCGGAGGCCATAAGATGATGAGATATAGAGCGAAACGAATAACT
This region of Sesamum indicum cultivar Zhongzhi No. 13 linkage group LG4, S_indicum_v1.0, whole genome shotgun sequence genomic DNA includes:
- the LOC105160424 gene encoding uncharacterized protein LOC105160424 isoform X1, whose protein sequence is MASAADHRHRRHHPATHFSRFLHTASTNLSSFLNPKPPSPSPTSSRIQLPLPHRDSVLSLASPSESGQPDSIPSARSRTPPSSSSSSIKSMPSTEPGSGFPSTVRISTGKGGGPAFVGQVFSMCDLSGTGLMAVSTHFDIPFLSKRTPEWLKKMFAAVTKSERNGPVFRFFMDLGDAVSYVKQLNIPSGVVGACRLDIAYEHFKEKPELFQFVPNEKQVKEANKLLKTLPHGDGKKKVDGVPVFSAQNLDIAIATKDGIKWYTPYFFDKNMLDNILEESVDQHFHSLIETRHFERRRDVVDDSLTTEAVEEMGESMWDPPEVQEMLDEMGHPGIPLSIVSKAAEIQLLYAVDRVLLGNRWLRKVTGIQPKFPYMVDSFERKSAASFLRAQNPSRFISNSEFGEVAEVQKPGTLETVRKDNTHDRQGWMSNFQFPFGDWLSHPWLRQPEKQQDLSNTRDANSPMQRRGQDVQQSPFLPKITMIGISTGEPGKMSKATLKKTMDDLTKELEKVDQVNQAGSTSNKYMIDERDPLFVANVGDYYSNVSKTGSARWVRGGSH